In the Ipomoea triloba cultivar NCNSP0323 chromosome 6, ASM357664v1 genome, one interval contains:
- the LOC116021531 gene encoding pentatricopeptide repeat-containing protein At1g60770: protein MASFIQRFSSKTKNIGKRSTKKYLEEALYRKLVKEGGRENSVGKNLNEFLKSQKSAYKWEVGRSVNLLRQRKLYSPAIKLSETMEKRGMNKTTSDQGIHVDLVAKSKGIAAAEAYFINLPETSKNHFTYGALLNCYCKELMTEKAEALIEKMKELNLTLTSMPYNSLMTLYTRTGQPEKIPAIIQEMKECDIMPDSFTYNIWMRALAALGDISGVERVIDEMKRDGRVAEDWTTYSNLASIYADAGLSVKAEKALKELEKKNTPRNLTAYQFLITLYGRIGNLLEVYRIWRSVRLAFPKTANISYLNMIQVLVNLNDMPGAEKCFKEWESGQTTYDIRVANALIGAYAKQGSLKKAKELRKRAQRSGAKPNAKTWEIFLDYYLKKGEISSAVDCIEKAITTGRGDGQKWVPSPVIVGELMRHFETNKDVEGAERVLGILKKAEDQLGAELLESLIRTYAAAGKTSTIMRRRVKMENAELSEEAKKLLDFISAE from the exons atggcgtcgttcaTACAGAGATTCTCGTCGAAGACGAAGAACATTGGGAAGAGGTCTACTAAGAAGTACTTGGAGGAAGCGCTTTACAGGAAATTAGTCAAGGAAGGAGGACGTGAGAACAGTGTCGGGAAAAATCTGAACGAGTTCTTGAAATCCCAGAAAAGCGCGTATAAATGGGAGGTGGGCCGCTCAGTCAATCTCCTCCGGCAACGCAAGCTCTATTCCCCGGCCATCAAG TTATCGGAAACAATGGAGAAAAGGGGCATGAACAAGACTACCAGTGATCAAGGTATACATGTAGATCTTGTTGCAAAAAGTAAAGGCATTGCTGCAGCAGAGGCTTATTTTATAAATCTTCCAGAGACATCAAAGAATCACTTCACTTATGGTGCTCTTCTGAACTGTTACTGCAAGGAATTAATGACTGAGAAAGCAGAGGCCCTAATTGAGAAAATGAAAGAACTGAATTTAACGTTAACTTCTATGCCTTACAACAGCTTGATGACTCTGTATACAAGAACAGGTCAGCCCGAAAAAATTCCAGCAATCATTCAAGAAATGAAGGAGTGTGACATTATGCCGGATTCTTTCACCTATAATATCTGGATGAGGGCTCTTGCTGCACTAGGTGATATATCTGGTGTTGAGAGGGTTATTGATGAGATGAAAAGGGATGGCCGAGTCGCTGAAGATTGGACTACTTACAGCAATTTGGCATCGATTTATGCCGATGCTGGTTTATCAGTCAAGGCCGAGAAGGCACTTAAggagttggagaagaaaaatactcCCAGAAATCTTACTGCCTACCAGTTCCTCATCACACTGTATGGACGGATTGGAAACTTGCTTGAAGTATATCGCATATGGCGTTCCGTAAGGCTTGCTTTTCCCAAAACTGCAAATATAAGTTATCTCAATATGATTCAGGTATTAGTAAACTTGAATGATATGCCAGGTGCTGAGAAATGTTTCAAGGAGTGGGAGTCAGGACAAACTACATATGACATTCGCGTTGCAAATGCCCTCATAGGAGCTTATGCTAAACAAGGATCATTGAAAAAGGCTAAAGAGCTCAGAAAACGGGCACAAAGGAGTGGTGCTAAGCCTAATGCGAAAACATGGGAAATTTTTCTGGATTATTATCTGAAAAAGGGGGAGATTTCTTCAGCAGTTGATTGTATTGAGAAAGCAATTACAACTGGTAGAGGGGATGGTCAGAAATGGGTTCCATCACCTGTCATTGTTGGGGAATTGATGAGACACTTTGAAACAAACAAAGATGTTGAAGGTGCAGAACGTGTTCTGGGAATTTTGAAGAAAGCTGAAGATCAATTGGGGGCTGAGCTACTTGAATCATTGATAAGAACTTACGCAGCTGCTGGGAAAACATCTACAATCATGCGTAGGCGCGTTAAAATGGAGAACGCAGAGCTGAGTGAGGAAGCCAAGAAATTGTTGGATTTCATTAGTGCGGAGTAA